The Myroides fluvii region AAATTTAGGTTTGAAGCAGATGGCGATTATTTCCGCATCTGGGTATCTGATAGTATAAGAACGGACGAAGTAGCATTAGAACTTCGTAGTACAGGGCTTCAATGGTTTATTAGTTTTTATTTAATCTTCCTTGTTGAAAGTCAAGAACAAAACAAAGGGGCAATTTTATTGCTTGATGAAGCGGGACTTACTTTACACCCTTTAGCACAAAAAGACCTTGCTTTATTTTTTGATAATTTGTCAAAAGGCAATCAGATAATCAATACAACGCATTCTCCATTTATTGTTGATACATCTAATATAGATAGATGCAGAGTCGTTTTTATGGATAAGGATGGCTATACAGTTGCTTCAAGTAATTTAAGACAAGGTAGTGATGCCCTGAACGAAAAATCTATATATGCAGTTCACGCAGCTTTAGGACTAAGTGTTTCAGATGTTTTATTACAAGGTTGCCAAGCTATTGTAGTTGAAGGACCATCTGACCAGTTTTATCTAAATGCTATTAAAGGCTTCTTGATTCGAGAAAAACTTATTGCTCCGGAACAAGAAATTGTATTTGTACCATCAGGTGGTGTAAAAGGTGTTCCTGGTGTTGTGAGTATGATTTCGAGTAAGGCAGATGATATACCTTATCTAATTATCGATTCTGATAAAAGTGGCGAAGATGCGAAGAAAAGATTATTATCAGGTTTGTACCAAGGGTTTGAAAATAGAATATTAGATGTTAAAGATTATACCGAAATTGAAAAATCAGAGGTGGAAGATTTGATTCCATTTTCATTAATAAAAAAAGGAGTTGACAGACTTTTCAATTCTTTAGATGAAGTAGATTTTGAAGATAATTATAATAAAGAAATTCCAGTAGTTTCTCAAATAGAAACATTTGCTGATTCAAATGGAATTGAATTAGAAAAAGGCTGGAAAGTTGGAATATCTATGGCGGCAAAAGCTCAATTAAAAAGTAAGAAAGCAGATGCAATACCGCAAGAGTATATAGATAAGTGGACTAATCTTTTTAATGCATTTTTATCTGTATAAATAGTATCACTTTTTTAAACTAATAGTAAAGGAGTTATTCATACAAATAACTCCTTTTTATTTACACGGACGTAACCAGTAAAAATTATTTAGCAAGATATGATAGATATTGAAAGTAAAATAGATGAGCTTCAAGAATTAGTGTCGCAATATGACACTGAAAGCTTTGCTGGATCTTTAGCTTTTTTTATTAAAAAAAATATTGATCCTGCGGCAGATATTGAAATAAATAGATTTGGTTCTAAATTGAAAGACTTTCTTTACTTAATTTCTTTGAATGCATTTTCTGATAAAAAAGGAATGGAAAAGTTTGAGTTTCCATTCGATAATTTACATCTAATTGCAGATAAGCTGGATGAAATTAAAAAAATTATATATCCGCAAGATTTAAATAATTATACCAAAGAATCTGTAATTCACGAAATGGCCGTTAGGAATCATTTTGATAACGGTGTTTTAAGCTATGTTGAACAAGATTTAGAAAAATTAAGGAGAGTGTTTTCTCCCTTTGATGAAAAAATAATTTCAGATTTTGGTTTTGATATTGATTTTTTAATTGAGGTTTGTAAGGAAATTGAGCTCATTTCCATAATTCGTGGTAAGCAAATGATGGAGTTTATGTTTACTAAAGAATTTAGAGATTTTAATGATAGAATTCAACATGGTATTATATGTTTCTCAGATTCTTATGAAATGCTACCTGAACATATTAAGAAAGCTTTCGATTCCTTTAATGCTAAATCATATGCATCTTTAATGTTTTCATCATCTGATTTGTACCATAGGTTAGATGCGCAAAAAGTTGATAAACTTTTAAAATTAGTATCAATTGAACCAGTGTCTGATAATTCTATCAGATATTACACTGCTGAAAGTATTTTTGAAACGACACCATTTTTGAAGCTTTCTGATGACAACTATTTAAGCTTGTACGGGAAACAATTATCTATTTCTATTTATAAAATTATATACGCTCATTTATTTAATAATAAAAGTACTAATGTTAAATTAAGGAAACATAGAGAAGATACTTTGGAGGATAAAGTGAATGATATATTTAAATCTTTCTTTGCTAGTAAAGATTCCAATTTCTTTGAAAATTATTATGTAATTGATAATCACGAGCAAGACTTGTTAATCTTATATAGAGGAAATGCAATTATTGTAGAAGTCAAAGCTTCCAAGCTACGTGAACCCTTTAGAGATGTAGATAAGGCTATTGGTAGATTAAAGTCAGATTTTAAAAATGCTATTCAATATGGCTTTGACCAATGTAAGAGAGTTGAAGATTTCTTTTATTCTGAGGAAGTTTTTAATTTGAAAAATGATCGTAAAAAAGTATTACAAGTTATTAATCCTTTAAATATTAATAATGTATTTTCAGTTGTTGTAACACTAGAAAGATTCGGTTGCTTACAGACTGATTTAGGTTTATTGTTAGAGAAGGAAGATGATGTTGATTATCCTTGGTCTGTTTATATTGATGATTTAGAAATATTTTTGAAAACGCTACAGATAAAATCGAAAAATCACATCAATAATTTTTTGGATTTCTTGGATTATAGGAGGCAAATGCATGATAGAATGTATTCTATCGATGAACTTGATGTGTGTGCTTGCTATTTACAGAATCCATCCAACTTTAAAAAATTAGCTGAAAATGAAGATATTTATTTAAGCTTTTCTCCATACGAACAAGGTGATTTTGATAAACTCTATTGGGCAGGTAAGTTAAAATTCAATGAAAAATCTTTACCGGATGATTTTTATAAATTTGGATTAAGATAGTTATATTTTGTTATTATAACTCAAAGGAATGTTTGTAGTATTTAGTGAAATTTATATGACGTAGTTTGAACCGAAATAACTACAAGTGTTAGTTTAAGTGGTGCAAATCTAAATGCAGCTAAAGGCACATTTTGACCGAAATAGGTGGCACGGTCCGACCGAAATATCCACTGTGACCATAAGTGAGTTGGGTGTTAAAAATTTTATAAGTATTTATCTATATTAATAGATAAATAAAAAAGGACATAGTTACGTGACTATGTCCTTATGTCCTGTATGTACTAGTCCCTAAATGACAATTATCGAACAACTTTCTTGAAGATGCTGAATGTTTTTAGTAATTGTTTTAATAAAGGAATTTCGTTATATAGATCATACTATTTGATTTTTTTAATTTCTATAAATGTTTTTGTAGATTATCATAAATTTTCTTCTCTTTTTGTTCTCCACCATTGTCTAAGTTCTATTATTTTTGGATCCCCAATATTTATTAATCCTTTTCCAGAATCTAATTTTTTGATTTCTGTTTCAAGTTTATATCTACTATTTGGTGTACCTACAAAATTACTGATTGCTTTATAGTCTTTGTTCTGAATATTTAAACATATTGGCAATTGTACTTGAGAAGCGAAATCAAAATCTTTTGTTTTATAATCTTCAACTCCTTGTGAAAGCATGACAACAATAACACCTTTTGATCTTAAAAGTCGTAAAAGATCTTCTAAAGCTTTTCTTGCATTTTTGTTTTTTAGATAAATATGTGCTTCATCAATAACAATTACATATCTAATTGGAAAAATATGGTCTTGAGGTTCGCAATCATTTGTAGAGGTGAAATATGAATTAAAAAATCTTAGTAAGAGAAACACAACTAATTGACGTAATGTATCTGAAAGAGCAGGAGGTAAATTTAGATATAAGCTTTTACTTAATATACTTGGATTATTTGGATTACAATTAAAGATATTAGTTGATAAATCTCTTATCACAGAATATAATGTATCTTGTCTAATTCCATTTTCTTCATAATAATTTTCTAAATCGTTGAATAATTCGTTAATAGTAGGATATGAACCATTTTTTCTATCTAGTAAATCATTAATTAAACTTATAATAATATTTTCTTGACT contains the following coding sequences:
- a CDS encoding AAA family ATPase — encoded protein: MILKRYKVENFRSVLDSGWIDCDNVTTLVGINEAGKSNLLLALWKLNPAREGSIDILHDMPVSKLSTYRKTPEEVKFITAEFELDDEAIKSIESKVECNLQGDKSVKVSRFYDGSYTFEFPSGNPKSTKTEKVTKELEEGEEPIEEDIIVPIVELDLEKAILAEIPPFVYYSNYGNLSSKIYLPNVIKWLNGETVDGIDVNEEQVRTLRVLFEFVKLDPKEILELGQDPKEMAMLRNGRNGNTQPTSEEIKQAENDKEERSILLQSASGDLTKKFREWWKQGEYKFRFEADGDYFRIWVSDSIRTDEVALELRSTGLQWFISFYLIFLVESQEQNKGAILLLDEAGLTLHPLAQKDLALFFDNLSKGNQIINTTHSPFIVDTSNIDRCRVVFMDKDGYTVASSNLRQGSDALNEKSIYAVHAALGLSVSDVLLQGCQAIVVEGPSDQFYLNAIKGFLIREKLIAPEQEIVFVPSGGVKGVPGVVSMISSKADDIPYLIIDSDKSGEDAKKRLLSGLYQGFENRILDVKDYTEIEKSEVEDLIPFSLIKKGVDRLFNSLDEVDFEDNYNKEIPVVSQIETFADSNGIELEKGWKVGISMAAKAQLKSKKADAIPQEYIDKWTNLFNAFLSV